Proteins co-encoded in one Marinobacter nanhaiticus D15-8W genomic window:
- a CDS encoding diguanylate cyclase domain-containing protein: MPKYNDNLANAERTSLPAFTEQDPPWKGQVLVGDDEPRLRASLCEILRHDGFNVDAAADGAAVCQHVQSGHYDLIVMNICMPGMTGLDVMAWLKATGSNIPILIISGLYDFTTLRRAVQMGAYDYLRKPYNVEELIRIVNEAVRAQRNASLQTTAHTAERIAEEFFRRALDYVPDVVFSLDEGGCINFLNNRVETLLGFRRKELMGQHLSCLVDDVNSAKLPHLLERRPSQKPFTCELELKTRINGIANLTCELTIMNTEDEHFWPPEYSGRPSTPVFFFGVARDITERKKTQESIEFRASHDSLTGLPNRSLFFDRLGLAVSQAQRYGKKLATMFIDLNDFKRVNDTYGHNVGDDLLQKVARRLKDCLRAGDTLCRYGGDEFTVLLPSLGDEKDVSAVAEKLLESLKNPFRLRDVDADVSVSASIGIALFPEDGAEAVALLQRADKAMYGIKQQKRSDYHFYGQKGPKARSGT; this comes from the coding sequence ATGCCAAAATACAACGATAATCTGGCGAACGCTGAAAGGACGAGTTTACCAGCGTTCACTGAACAGGACCCACCGTGGAAAGGGCAGGTACTGGTTGGTGATGATGAACCGCGCTTGCGCGCCAGCTTGTGCGAGATTCTGCGCCATGACGGTTTCAACGTGGATGCTGCGGCAGACGGGGCAGCGGTTTGTCAGCACGTTCAATCAGGTCACTACGATCTGATCGTAATGAATATTTGCATGCCAGGAATGACGGGGCTTGACGTGATGGCGTGGTTAAAAGCCACCGGTAGTAATATTCCGATACTCATTATCAGCGGCTTGTATGACTTCACAACGCTCAGGCGAGCAGTACAAATGGGCGCCTATGACTATTTACGCAAACCCTACAATGTTGAAGAGCTCATCAGAATCGTCAATGAGGCTGTTCGGGCACAAAGAAATGCCAGTCTCCAGACAACCGCCCACACGGCCGAAAGGATAGCCGAGGAATTTTTTCGAAGAGCGCTTGATTACGTCCCCGATGTGGTGTTTTCGCTGGATGAAGGTGGATGTATCAATTTTTTGAATAATCGTGTGGAGACGCTTCTCGGCTTCAGGCGGAAAGAGTTGATGGGACAACATCTTTCTTGTTTGGTCGATGACGTGAATAGCGCCAAACTTCCTCATTTATTGGAGAGGCGGCCTTCTCAAAAACCCTTCACGTGTGAGTTGGAGCTGAAGACGCGCATTAATGGCATCGCCAACCTCACCTGTGAACTCACGATCATGAACACCGAGGACGAGCATTTTTGGCCGCCCGAATACTCGGGGCGGCCGTCGACACCCGTTTTCTTTTTTGGTGTTGCCAGAGATATCACCGAGCGCAAGAAAACACAGGAATCAATAGAGTTCCGTGCGTCGCATGACTCACTGACAGGCTTGCCCAATCGGAGCCTGTTTTTTGATCGACTGGGCTTGGCGGTCAGTCAGGCTCAGCGATATGGAAAAAAACTAGCCACAATGTTTATAGATCTCAATGATTTTAAGCGGGTAAACGATACCTATGGACATAATGTTGGCGACGATCTCTTACAGAAGGTGGCCCGACGATTGAAAGATTGTCTGCGAGCAGGTGACACGCTCTGCCGTTATGGCGGCGACGAATTCACTGTCCTTTTGCCCTCACTTGGCGATGAGAAAGATGTAAGTGCGGTAGCCGAGAAACTTCTGGAGTCACTTAAAAACCCGTTCCGCCTGCGCGATGTTGACGCTGATGTTTCCGTGAGCGCCAGCATCGGAATAGCGTTGTTTCCTGAAGACGGTGCTGAGGCGGTAGCGCTTTTGCAGCGAGCAGACAAGGCGATGTATGGCATAAAGCAGCAAAAAAGGTCCGACTACCACTTTTACGGGCAGAAAGGGCCAAAGGCGCGATCAGGAACTTGA
- a CDS encoding bifunctional diguanylate cyclase/phosphodiesterase, with amino-acid sequence MFLLSRLNLSYSQEALYELRRAQIRDEFFTGLARIEARQIALERQVTTLATIGETFYRLSLEKQDTPEVEHELRRQLEKTLQTLLERDAGISGTGLWYQPGIMAPTDECYAPYLVKTEAGDVTIQSQSADFRRTGWFDLTLGKAFGRNSVSHMRVLWSPVYYDEATGRAPLTLAKPMTRAGGELIGVATIDWDSEQIVDLVSVTEVTQNSFSFLNDRNNRNLSSRSQYDDPVQEQKIIDAVLAAQLSKIAVNTPPGPTDRRPPEKRLRTRKLDVGGRLYELYYAKTPAGMIYGTGVPHDEIDRALAPMRDINHRILLITGSALLVLSLYLLYRIIQLLRELQASYTDVLTGLPNRMRLLRDLQDRRDACLILLNLNRFKEINSLFGNECGNAVLLAMRKQLRAFIRTHAYPFERSPELYRLSSDEFALLSYGAAESRVATFVRTLTEFLGAQKVVWQQQTLNLNASAGIAFQSESPDHDVAAPDRLLSRATIALSQAREQRHRLVFYDQSQEIEKGYEKNILWARRLKQAIETDALRPYFQPLHDNRTGTFTKYECLMRMEDPEHGAVTASHFIEVASKVRLNRQITRVMVEKAFAAFATEPFEFSINLSYVDISDPETLALILVHLRSSNVGERVIFEILESDGIANYDEVLQFIETVKCFGCRIAIDDFGTGYSNFSHLLKLNVDFIKIDGSLIRNLAQDHKAFLVTKGIVQFAQSMDIETVAEFVHSEAVQERVVALGIDFSQGEYFGMPAAELVGRDRQRG; translated from the coding sequence ATGTTCCTGTTATCCCGCCTGAACCTGAGTTACTCCCAAGAGGCGCTGTACGAGTTGCGTCGAGCGCAGATCCGGGATGAGTTCTTCACCGGCCTGGCTCGGATCGAGGCGCGCCAAATCGCCCTGGAACGCCAGGTGACGACCCTCGCGACGATCGGTGAGACATTCTATCGGCTATCCCTTGAAAAGCAGGATACACCAGAGGTCGAGCACGAGCTTCGGAGGCAGCTCGAAAAAACGCTACAGACCCTGCTTGAGAGGGATGCCGGTATCTCGGGGACGGGTCTGTGGTACCAACCGGGCATCATGGCGCCAACCGACGAATGCTACGCTCCGTATCTAGTCAAGACCGAAGCTGGCGACGTCACCATACAGTCGCAGTCGGCCGATTTCAGGCGGACCGGCTGGTTTGATCTAACCCTGGGAAAGGCCTTCGGCCGCAATTCGGTCTCGCACATGAGGGTTCTCTGGTCGCCGGTGTACTATGACGAAGCCACCGGTCGTGCACCTCTCACCCTTGCCAAGCCTATGACCCGCGCCGGCGGTGAGTTGATTGGCGTGGCAACCATCGACTGGGACTCCGAGCAGATCGTCGACCTGGTAAGCGTCACGGAAGTCACGCAAAACAGCTTTTCTTTTCTCAACGATCGAAACAATCGGAACCTGTCCAGCCGCAGCCAGTACGACGATCCGGTTCAGGAACAGAAGATTATCGATGCGGTGCTGGCGGCGCAGCTTTCCAAAATAGCTGTGAATACGCCACCCGGGCCAACCGATCGTCGCCCCCCTGAAAAGCGCCTGCGTACGCGGAAGCTTGACGTTGGGGGGCGACTCTATGAGCTGTATTACGCCAAGACGCCGGCAGGGATGATCTATGGCACAGGGGTGCCACACGATGAGATAGACCGGGCACTGGCGCCCATGCGGGACATCAATCACCGGATACTGCTGATTACGGGCTCCGCTTTGCTGGTGCTGAGTCTTTACCTGCTTTACCGGATCATCCAGCTTCTTCGTGAACTGCAGGCCTCTTACACGGATGTTCTGACGGGCCTGCCCAATCGTATGCGACTATTGAGGGACCTGCAGGACCGGCGAGACGCCTGCCTGATACTCCTGAACCTGAACCGTTTCAAGGAAATCAACAGTCTGTTCGGGAATGAGTGTGGCAATGCGGTGCTGTTGGCGATGCGCAAGCAGTTACGCGCCTTTATCCGCACCCACGCGTATCCCTTTGAGCGCTCACCTGAGCTTTATCGCTTATCCAGTGATGAGTTTGCGCTCTTGAGTTACGGCGCTGCCGAGTCTCGGGTGGCCACTTTCGTGCGTACATTGACCGAATTCCTTGGTGCGCAAAAAGTCGTATGGCAGCAGCAGACGTTGAACCTGAATGCCAGTGCAGGTATTGCCTTTCAGAGCGAGAGTCCGGACCACGATGTCGCGGCCCCGGATCGATTACTGAGCCGAGCAACCATTGCGTTATCGCAGGCGCGGGAGCAGCGGCATCGGTTGGTTTTTTATGACCAAAGTCAGGAAATTGAAAAAGGCTACGAGAAGAATATCCTCTGGGCGCGGCGACTGAAGCAGGCAATCGAGACCGATGCCCTACGTCCCTACTTCCAACCGCTTCACGACAACCGGACGGGCACGTTTACCAAATATGAGTGTTTGATGCGGATGGAGGATCCCGAGCACGGTGCGGTCACCGCCAGTCACTTCATCGAGGTGGCCAGTAAAGTCAGGCTTAACCGTCAGATCACCCGGGTCATGGTGGAAAAGGCATTTGCTGCGTTTGCCACGGAGCCCTTCGAGTTTTCCATCAACCTGTCCTATGTGGATATTAGTGATCCGGAAACCCTGGCACTGATTCTGGTGCATCTGCGGTCCAGCAATGTTGGCGAGCGAGTCATTTTCGAGATCCTCGAGTCCGATGGCATTGCGAATTACGATGAGGTTTTGCAGTTTATCGAGACCGTGAAATGCTTCGGGTGCCGGATCGCCATTGATGACTTCGGCACCGGCTATTCCAATTTTTCCCATCTACTCAAACTCAATGTCGATTTCATCAAGATAGACGGAAGCCTGATTCGCAATCTGGCGCAGGACCACAAGGCGTTTTTGGTGACCAAGGGAATCGTGCAGTTTGCCCAGAGTATGGATATCGAAACCGTGGCAGAATTCGTACACAGTGAGGCGGTGCAGGAACGTGTGGTGGCGTTGGGCATTGATTTTTCGCAAGGAGAATACTTCGGTATGCCCGCAGCAGAACTGGTGGGACGAGACCGGCAAAGAGGATGA
- a CDS encoding tetratricopeptide repeat protein, whose product MSTALMVGCGHIKTNDFLGRTGHTLSKVDEKTPSAHLDEEIESLFDQPYIDPLTAYLHRHADDPARAALLKQVRRERERRCAAVARRYNTDKISETGLALFRRGYSYSCPQHVAAYEAKLDTLKPQAPKTTAPLVGESGGDDGRPPDAEVTELDRHGEQTPAHAADEAQKQAAARQLNDCYLLTRIRNFSDALEACRGPAEAGVAGAQASIAQIQSTLGHHESAYRWARKAATESGQAAFLLGEMYARGLGVAKDMATAAQWFRAALELGHAEAENALHGLNSGTMGANAD is encoded by the coding sequence GTGAGCACAGCGCTAATGGTCGGTTGCGGCCATATAAAGACCAACGACTTCCTGGGCCGTACCGGTCATACGCTGAGCAAAGTCGACGAAAAAACGCCTAGCGCTCATCTTGACGAGGAAATCGAGTCGCTCTTTGATCAACCTTACATAGATCCGCTAACGGCGTATCTGCACCGGCATGCGGATGATCCGGCCCGTGCAGCCCTGCTCAAGCAGGTGAGGCGGGAGCGGGAGCGCCGGTGTGCGGCTGTCGCTCGGCGTTACAACACAGACAAGATCTCCGAAACCGGCCTGGCCTTGTTTCGTCGTGGCTATAGCTATTCCTGTCCGCAGCATGTGGCGGCCTATGAAGCGAAGCTCGACACACTAAAGCCGCAGGCGCCGAAAACCACCGCACCGCTTGTCGGTGAATCCGGGGGCGACGACGGAAGGCCGCCGGACGCCGAAGTGACTGAGCTGGATCGGCACGGGGAACAGACGCCAGCACATGCGGCAGACGAAGCCCAGAAACAGGCGGCAGCCCGCCAGTTGAACGACTGTTATCTGCTCACTCGGATTCGTAACTTCAGCGATGCCCTGGAAGCCTGTCGCGGCCCTGCCGAAGCGGGCGTCGCCGGTGCGCAGGCAAGCATTGCACAGATCCAGAGCACCCTGGGGCATCACGAATCCGCCTATCGCTGGGCCCGGAAGGCCGCGACTGAATCCGGTCAGGCAGCCTTTTTGCTGGGTGAAATGTACGCCAGAGGGCTTGGCGTGGCAAAGGATATGGCCACCGCCGCGCAATGGTTTAGAGCCGCACTGGAACTCGGTCATGCCGAGGCAGAGAACGCGCTCCACGGACTGAATTCAGGCACGATGGGGGCCAATGCCGATTAA
- a CDS encoding bifunctional diguanylate cyclase/phosphodiesterase, giving the protein MKKRIVVPRLSGLDEPGPDEGDSIHPQLVLQLELIAELAKKAFNIDAVSLSVPSTAHDCAYPTPTTSIERPTGLDVFNDGHSPHTLETTITAVEDVLATGRSDNPLLPEYPGLRSYAELIVQSSAGSHHALLHLMHTTPKRFSEDDRNRLRMFGDILQMALRGGVDFSGRDIAPSDLLQCISNMQSLLFGSANGRSAYTHALENIRSLTDSRMAFIGDVRYDSTNTPSIRLLALSDGLHRPESTALLRTIEKEGLLFNDLNNLLGEPILQKAAVSRSVGSNAKKQALPKGLPAITTYQGIPVFSGDSVVGLIGLADRPAGYTQKLAEELAPLVQMVGLLIERQRLRIENIRRERRVRRARNYDPLTGLPCGPMLTKLFRREVLKTDNTQQTLSVCVIDIDKFKNVNDDYGQELGDDLLKVVAKRLKNAVRSTDLVAKLRGDEFLVTLREGDHLDAYRRLLNVISAPIVSATQTLALSASMGVTVYPDDQSTPDILLRHASQALYIGKESGKGQIVTFDVGQHRARRERLRLLDDIEGALKRSEFELFYQPKINFRNGLIEGFEALIRWNHPERGLLMPNEFLGAIESTRYECLLGDFVIQTALAALQRFEARHQAYSISINISPYHFLNRHFIGALQSHLRGYSTQVRRRLILEVLESTALEDLNTARNTVRGCQALGVLVSLDDFGTGYSSLAYLRDLPVDELKIDKSFVMGMLDNPNDEIIVESIIDLSKRFNRRVVAEGIETKAVAQELRRLKCDFGQGYYFSEALPLGPVMRWADQFPTAPSMGSESNTSDQTPTRADVARFDTGA; this is encoded by the coding sequence ATGAAAAAAAGAATTGTCGTACCACGGTTGTCCGGCCTGGACGAACCAGGCCCTGATGAAGGCGATTCAATCCATCCACAACTCGTGTTGCAGCTTGAGCTGATCGCCGAACTTGCAAAAAAGGCGTTCAATATTGATGCGGTCTCATTATCCGTGCCGAGCACCGCTCACGATTGCGCTTATCCGACGCCCACAACGTCTATCGAACGCCCTACCGGACTTGACGTCTTTAATGACGGCCATAGCCCCCACACCCTTGAGACCACGATCACTGCCGTAGAGGATGTGCTGGCCACCGGTCGCTCGGATAATCCACTTCTCCCCGAATATCCCGGCTTACGCTCTTATGCGGAGTTGATCGTGCAGAGCTCAGCGGGCAGCCACCACGCGCTGCTTCACCTCATGCACACGACGCCGAAACGGTTTTCTGAAGACGACCGTAACCGGTTACGCATGTTTGGAGATATCCTTCAAATGGCATTGAGGGGAGGCGTTGATTTCAGCGGGCGCGACATTGCGCCATCCGATCTCCTCCAGTGCATTTCAAACATGCAAAGTCTGTTGTTCGGTAGCGCCAATGGCAGATCGGCCTACACTCACGCCCTCGAAAATATACGGTCTCTTACCGACAGTCGGATGGCCTTTATAGGTGATGTGCGCTATGACTCGACAAATACCCCTTCCATTCGACTTCTGGCGCTATCCGACGGACTTCACCGCCCGGAGAGCACCGCCCTTCTCCGGACAATCGAAAAGGAAGGTCTGCTCTTTAACGATTTAAATAACCTTCTCGGCGAGCCGATTCTGCAAAAAGCGGCTGTTTCGCGCTCTGTGGGATCGAATGCCAAGAAACAAGCGTTACCCAAGGGCCTCCCCGCCATAACAACCTATCAAGGCATTCCGGTGTTTTCCGGCGATTCCGTGGTTGGATTAATCGGGCTTGCCGATCGCCCAGCCGGCTACACGCAAAAACTGGCAGAGGAACTCGCGCCCCTCGTTCAGATGGTGGGCCTGCTTATTGAGCGACAACGCTTGCGTATCGAGAACATCAGGCGCGAGCGTCGGGTAAGAAGAGCCCGAAACTATGATCCTCTAACGGGTCTGCCCTGTGGGCCCATGCTTACCAAGCTATTTCGACGAGAGGTTCTAAAAACCGACAATACACAACAGACGCTATCGGTCTGTGTGATTGATATCGATAAGTTCAAGAACGTCAACGACGATTACGGTCAGGAGCTGGGTGACGATCTCCTTAAGGTGGTCGCCAAACGCTTAAAAAACGCCGTCCGCTCGACGGATTTGGTGGCAAAACTTCGCGGTGATGAATTCCTCGTGACCTTGCGGGAGGGTGACCACCTAGACGCCTACCGCAGACTGTTGAACGTCATCTCAGCACCCATAGTCAGCGCCACACAAACACTGGCTCTCTCTGCCAGCATGGGTGTCACGGTTTATCCAGACGATCAAAGTACCCCCGACATACTTCTTCGCCACGCCAGCCAGGCGCTTTATATTGGGAAGGAGTCCGGCAAAGGTCAGATCGTCACGTTTGATGTCGGCCAACATCGCGCCCGCCGGGAGCGGCTCCGTCTTCTTGACGACATCGAGGGCGCGCTCAAACGCTCCGAGTTCGAGCTTTTCTACCAGCCCAAAATTAACTTCCGGAATGGACTGATTGAGGGGTTCGAGGCCCTTATCCGTTGGAATCACCCGGAACGGGGTCTTTTGATGCCCAACGAATTTCTGGGGGCGATAGAATCAACACGGTATGAGTGCCTACTGGGGGACTTCGTGATTCAAACGGCGCTGGCAGCGCTTCAGCGATTCGAAGCCCGACATCAAGCTTATTCAATCAGCATCAACATCAGTCCGTACCATTTTCTGAACCGTCATTTTATCGGGGCGTTACAGTCGCATTTAAGAGGTTACAGCACCCAGGTACGACGGCGCCTGATCTTGGAAGTTTTGGAGAGTACCGCGCTTGAGGATCTCAATACGGCGAGAAATACCGTAAGAGGCTGCCAGGCACTGGGCGTTTTGGTGTCCCTGGACGACTTTGGCACGGGATACTCCTCGCTCGCCTATTTAAGGGACTTACCGGTTGATGAATTAAAGATTGATAAATCGTTTGTTATGGGCATGCTGGATAACCCGAACGACGAAATCATTGTTGAGTCGATTATTGACCTGTCAAAACGCTTCAACCGTCGTGTTGTGGCTGAAGGCATTGAGACCAAGGCCGTTGCACAGGAGCTGCGCAGACTTAAGTGCGATTTTGGCCAAGGGTATTACTTCAGCGAGGCGCTACCGCTTGGGCCAGTGATGCGGTGGGCAGATCAGTTCCCCACCGCCCCAAGCATGGGCTCAGAATCGAACACAAGTGATCAGACGCCCACACGGGCCGACGTCGCGAGGTTCGATACGGGGGCATGA